In one Fusarium keratoplasticum isolate Fu6.1 chromosome 5, whole genome shotgun sequence genomic region, the following are encoded:
- a CDS encoding Gln-synt-C domain-containing protein — translation MAVDQVNTEEALRRVIQTTPIIDHHAHPLLKLGAIRKHSLLSIATEANGDALDSSRTSLAHIRTVKHLSGLLGTEPTWEAVEAAIVKKQGGNYQEWIRTCLSGIENILVDDGLGNSADVEPYNTLDAYTRSPNKRILRIEEVAADCIERACAQFSHPSEAFSGAVENFMDAIYDALDDPEVVGFKSVICYRTGLDVVQITDLELLMSKFQVVFDERKAEGAEKFTRLEHEPLNDYFLHILAGLIQNSEDEHKKPLQFHTGLGDNDITLTKSSPAHLQEFIKTYPEVPIVLLHAGYPFTRELGYLATVYSNVYADIGEVFPFLSRDGQEGVVRQILELCPVSKILWSTDGHWFPETYVLAVDQLREVLDTVLVDYVYKGDLAWSQAGQLVQDILFNNANKLYDLRLEFRPLQPDSSYRLEGSEHNNIATLARFLKNKEEPRFLRVYWNDFTAMPRMRAIPMRRVWSMLRNGEDFTFGVTKAGLGLLQVDVPAPNVTPTGEYRLHPDLNTLRLGPRKGHITVMGDFKEKDGSAVALCPRTLLKKTLAKAAEQGLAFTLGFEIELILFRRGEETKYEALNGDGHAWSVGRAMEHEAIEVLEDAIEQLDAAGVYIEMVHPESANGQYEVIMPKAPALEAVDTLLYARDVINSCATARGFRMTLHPKAYAMACGTAAHVHMSISSAKGSDKEVYEPFYAGVLKHLRAITAFTYSNMVSYERVLDGCWAGGTWVAWGTQNRETPLRKIEDSHWELKCIDGLANPYLALSAVLLAGTKGVADGEKMAWGDCVEDPSQLSLSERERLNVKVKLPKSIKEALGALMQDTELCELLGSGLVHRYFDVKKAETDMLEKMDDEERSRWIMERY, via the coding sequence ATGGCGGTGGATCAGGTCAACACCGAAGAGGCACTTCGGCGGGTCATCCAGACCACTCCCATCATCGACCATCACGCACACCCGCTGCTCAAGCTCGGCGCGATAAGGAAGCATTCGCTTCTATCTATCGCTACCGAGGCTAACGGTGATGCCCTCGACTCCTCGCGCACAAGTTTGGCTCACATCCGCACCGTGAAGCATCTGTCCGGACTTCTCGGAACTGAGCCAACCTGGGAAGCTGTCGAGGCAGCTATCGTGAAGAAGCAAGGGGGAAACTACCAGGAATGGATCCGGACATGTCTGTCGGGGATCGAGAACATCCTCGTAGACGACGGTCTGGGCAACTCGGCTGATGTCGAGCCTTACAACACTCTTGACGCCTATACGAGAAGCCCTAACAAGCGTATCCTCCGCATTGAAGAGGTCGCGGCTGATTGTATTGAACGGGCATGTGCCCAGTTCTCTCACCCCTCTGAGGCATTCTCGGGGGCCGTCGAGAACTTTATGGATGCCATCTAcgacgccctcgacgacCCCGAAGTTGTCGGCTTCAAGTCCGTCATCTGCTATCGGACCGGCCTCGACGTGGTCCAGATCACCGACCTGGAACTTCTCATGTCAAAGTTCCAGGTCGTCTTCGACGAGAGGAAGGCTGAAGGTGCTGAGAAGTTCACACGGCTTGAGCATGAGCCCCTCAACGATTACTTCCTCCATATCCTGGCCGGCTTGATACAAAACAGCGAGGACGAGCACAAGAAGCCTCTTCAGTTCCATACGGGTCTTGGCGACAACGACATAACCCTGACCAAGTCATCGCCTGCCCATCTGCAGGAATTCATCAAGACATACCCCGAAGTGCCGATTGTGCTTCTCCACGCCGGCTATCCTTTCACCCGCGAGCTAGGGTATCTGGCCACTGTCTACAGCAATGTGTACGCAGACATCGGCGAGGTGTTCCCCTTCCTGAGCCGTGACGGACAGGAAGGAGTCGTCCGCCAGATTCTGGAACTCTGCCCCGTATCCAAGATCCTCTGGAGCACAGATGGCCACTGGTTCCCCGAGACGTACGTTCTGGCCGTTGACCAGCTCCGAGAAGTCCTGGACACGGTCCTCGTCGACTATGTCTATAAAGGGGACTTGGCCTGGTCGCAAGCAGGCCAGCTGGTCCAGGATATCTTGTTCAACAACGCAAACAAGCTCTATGACCTTAGATTGGAGTTCCGACCTCTGCAGCCGGACTCCAGCTATAGGCTTGAGGGCTCCGAGCACAACAACATAGCAACCCTTGCCCGGTTCctgaagaacaaggaggagCCGAGGTTCCTGCGGGTGTACTGGAACGACTTCACAGCGATGCCTCGGATGAGGGCTATCCCGATGCGTAGGGTATGGTCTATGCTTCGCAACGGTGAGGATTTTACTTTTGGCGTGACAAAGGccggccttggtcttctccAGGTTGATGTGCCAGCGCCAAATGTCACACCGACGGGAGAGTACAGACTGCATCCGGATCTCAACACTCTGCGCCTTGGTCCTCGGAAGGGGCATATCACTGTCATGGGAGacttcaaggagaaggacggTTCAGCTGTTGCTCTTTGCCCTAGGACCCTATTGAAGAAGACTCTTGCCAAGGCAGCTGAACAAGGTCTGGCGTTTACCCTTGGGTTCGAGATTgagctcatcctcttccGTCGTGGAGAAGAGACCAAATACGAGGCTCTCAACGGTGATGGACATGCATGGTCAGTAGGACGAGCTATGGAACACGAGGCGATCGAAGTCCTCGAGGACGCCATCGAACAGCTCGACGCCGCTGGTGTATACATCGAAATGGTACACCCCGAGAGCGCCAATGGGCAGTACGAGGTTATTATGCCCAAGGCGCCTGCGCTAGAGGCGGTAGACACTCTTCTCTACGCACGGGACGTCATCAACAGCTGTGCCACAGCTCGAGGATTCCGCATGACGCTGCACCCCAAGGCCTACGCCATGGCTTGTGGAACGGCGGCGCATGTACACATGTCAATCTCATCGGCCAAGGGCTCGGACAAGGAGGTGTATGAACCATTCTACGCCGGTGTCCTAAAGCACCTTCGGGCCATCACCGCCTTTACATACAGCAACATGGTCAGCTACGAACGAGTGCTGGACGGCTGCTGGGCTGGTGGTACTTGGGTGGCCTGGGGCACGCAGAACCGCGAGACGCCGCTGCGCAAGATCGAGGACAGTCACTGGGAGCTCAAGTGCATCGACGGCCTCGCGAACCCTTATCTGGCGCTGTCGGCGGTGCTGCTGGCGGGCACCAAGGGCGTGGCCGAcggggagaagatggcgtgGGGGGACTGTGTCGAAGACCCGTCGCAGCTGTCGCTTtcggagagggagaggcttAACGTGAAGGTGAAGCTACCTAAGAGCATCAAGGAGGCCCTCGGGGCGCTGATGCAGGACACGGAGCTGTGCGAGCTACTGGGGTCGGGGCTTGTGCACAGGTATTTCGATGTCAAGAAGGCTGAGACGGACatgctggagaagatggatgatgaggagcgGTCTCGATGGATCATGGAGCGGTATTAA